A genomic segment from Tissierella sp. encodes:
- a CDS encoding thymidine kinase: MHQYKGKLIIHTGSMFSGKTSSLEKDVKRFNIAGYKTIAFKPSVDTRYTNSEIRTHDNTCLNAVLVSDIREINEYCKEYKPNVIAIDEVQFLGGKIEDIVEAINGFLEKDVTVILAGLDIDFSGQAFEIVKELMPIADYLYKHHAVCVKCGTDGWVSHRKTLDQERIVIGALKEYEPLCRKCFLEEKNS; the protein is encoded by the coding sequence TTGCATCAATATAAAGGAAAATTAATCATACATACAGGATCTATGTTTTCTGGAAAAACTTCTAGTTTAGAAAAGGATGTTAAAAGGTTTAATATAGCAGGCTATAAAACTATTGCTTTCAAGCCATCTGTTGACACTAGATATACTAATTCAGAGATTAGAACCCATGACAATACTTGTTTAAATGCTGTATTGGTTAGTGATATAAGAGAGATTAATGAATATTGCAAAGAGTATAAGCCAAATGTAATAGCTATAGATGAAGTTCAATTCTTAGGGGGGAAAATAGAAGATATTGTAGAAGCAATCAATGGATTTTTAGAGAAAGATGTAACTGTTATATTAGCAGGTTTAGATATTGACTTTTCAGGGCAAGCCTTTGAAATAGTAAAGGAGTTAATGCCTATTGCAGATTACCTGTATAAGCATCATGCAGTATGTGTAAAATGTGGGACAGATGGATGGGTTAGCCATAGAAAAACTCTGGACCAAGAAAGAATAGTAATTGGTGCTTTAAAAGAATATGAGCCTCTGTGTAGAAAATGTTTCTTAGAAGAGAAAAACAGTTAG